Proteins encoded by one window of Nasonia vitripennis strain AsymCx chromosome 5, Nvit_psr_1.1, whole genome shotgun sequence:
- the LOC100121885 gene encoding signal transducer and activator of transcription 5B isoform X1 gives MALWAKAQQLPQEALQKVRSVYGEHFPIEVRHFLSSWIEEKMWTDIEPDNPQYEQYIANLVESLIQELETKAASLSNTEDLFLTRIKLMEAAKSFRQRYSPHPISLFKIIRHCLVTEMNLVSQVESLGGNIMNMAGSRVGLVGDSVAEIAQQLDTLRRRTQETGEDLRKMEQEQESFAIAYHECTKLNAHLQNIATQPQTQQTIEIEKKIRRQKEQSEQHLNHKVTTLLQLRLNLADKLKDTISKLSLLQSKVLDDELIRWKRDQQLAGNGAMFASNLDAIQEWCESLAELIWLNRQQVKEADRLKAKLNLEPPGVQDILPQLNSNITQLLSSLVTSTFIIEKQPPQVMKTNTRFTSTVRLLVGGKLNVHMTPPQVKVSIISEAQANSLLKSDKMGNKGEASGEILNNTGTMEYHQATRQLSVSFRNMQLKKIKRAEKKGTESVMDEKFSLLFQSQFSVGGGELVFQVWTLSLPVVVIVHGNQEPHAWATVTWDNAFAEPGRVPFAVPDKVPWCQVAEALNVKFRSATGRALTEDNLRFLGEKAFRGGTPGCQDFTNLLLSWAQFCKEPLPERNFTFWEWFYAVMKLTREHLRGPWNDGYILGFVRKKQAEEMLATCASGTFLMRFSDSELGGVTIAWVGDQTEVFMLQPFTSKDFAIRSLADRVSDLQHLLYLYPDLSKDQAFSKYYTPFQEQQPLNNGYVKPLLVTHVPGWSAPSVGGQTPSHSSIVGVGGSQGGPGGSYPSTPSNMFQAHSPDPSVTRDTPSVASSYAPGLGQSVRTNADMDYVELMNHSDLSSIDENLNLDQLSTFGPFNEFMQSYNAKPQ, from the exons ATGGCTCTGTGGGCCAAAGCTCAGCAACTGCCTCAGGAGGCGTTGCAAAAGGTGCGTTCGGTATACGGAGAGCATTTCCCAATTGAAGTGCGTCATTTCTTATCGTCATGGATTGAAGAAAAAATGTG GACTGACATTGAACCGGACAATCCACAGTATGAACAATACATCGCCAATCTTGTTGAATCTCTAATACAAGAGTTAGAAACCAAAGCAGCTTCTCTAAGCAACACTGAAGATCTCTTCTTAACGAGAATAAAACTAATGGAGGCAGCCAAAAGTTTTCGA CAAAGGTACAGCCCACACCCCATATCACTATTCAAAATAATCAGACATTGCTTGGTGACAGAAATGAACCTGGTGTCTCAAGTTGAAAGTCTTGGTGGCAACATTATGAACATGGCTGGAAGTAGAGTAGGTCTGGTGGGTGATTCAGTGGCAGAGATTGCACAACAATTAGACACACTGAGGCGTAGAACTCAAGAAACAGGGGAAGATCTGCGTAAAATGGAGCAAGAACAGGAGTCATTTGCCATTGCATATCATGAATGCACAAAGTTAAATGCTCACTTACAGAATATTGCTACACAGCCACAGACACAACAAACTATAGAAATCGAAAAGAAAATTCGCAGGCAGAAGGAACAGTCGGAACAGCATTTGAATCATAAAGTTACTACTCTGCTTCAACTGCGTTTGAACCTTGCTGACAAATTGAAAGATACTATCAGTAAACTCAGTCTTCTACAATCAAAAGTGTTGGATGACGAACTTATCAG ATGGAAGAGAGATCAACAGTTAGCTGGAAACGGTGCCATGTTTGCTAGTAATTTGGATGCCATTCAAGAATGGTGCGAAAGTCTTGCTGAGTTGATTTGGCTGAATCGACAGCAGGTGAAGGAAGCCGATCGGCTCAAAGCAAAGTTAAATCTTGAGCCACCAGGAGTACAAGATATTCTCCCGCAACTTAATTCAAACATTACACAATTGCTCAGTTCCTTGGTGACGAGTACTTTTATCATTGAAAAGCAGCCGCCCCAGGTCATGAAGACCAACACCCGCTTTACAAGCACAGTGCGACTTTTGGTAGGTGGCAAGCTGAACGTTCACATGACACCACCCCAGGTCAAAGTTAGTATAATCAGCGAGGCCCAGGCAAATTCCCTGCTCAAGAGCGACAAGATGGGCAACAAGGGTGAGGCTAGCGGTGAAATCTTGAACAACACTGGTACAATGGAGTATCACCAGGCGACAAGGCAGCTGTCTGTCAGTTTTCGAAATATGCAATTGAAGAAAATCAAGAGGGCTGAGAAAAAAGGCACCGAATCTGTTATGGATGAAAAATTCTCCCTTTTATTCCAATCGCAATTCAGCGTCGGCGGAGGAGAACTTGTCTTCCAG GTCTGGACACTTAGCTTACCAGTGGTGGTAATCGTTCACGGCAATCAAGAACCACATGCTTGGGCTACTGTAACTTGGGACAACGCTTTCGCTGAGCCAGGCCGTGTGCCGTTTGCTGTGCCGGACAAGGTGCCTTGGTGCCAGGTCGCCGAGGCGCTGAACGTGAAATTCCGTTCGGCTACTGGTCGAGCTCTTACAGAAGATAACCTGCGCTTCCTTGGGGAGAAAGCTTTCCGCGGAGGTACCCCTGGTTGCCAAGATTTTACAAACTTATTGCTCAGCTGGGCACAGTTCTGTAAAGAACCACTACCCGAGAGAAACTTTACCTTCTGGGAATGGTTTTATGCCGTTATGAAGCTAACACGCGAGCATTTGCGTGGACCCTGGAATGACGGATATATTTTAGGATTTGTAAGAAAGAAGCAAGCTGAGGAGATGCTAGCCACCTGTGCTTCTGGCACCTTTCTTATGAGATTTTCCGACTCGGAACTGGGCGGAGTCACCATTGCTTGGGTCGGAG ATCAAACAGAAGTTTTTATGCTGCAGCCATTCACTAGTAAAGATTTTGCGATACGAAGCTTAGCGGATAGAGTTTCCGACTTGCAGCACTTGCTATATCTGTACCCAGACTTATCTAAGGATCAGGCATTTTCTAAATACTACACACCGTTCCAAG AACAACAACCTCTGAACAACGGTTACGTAAAACCATTGCTCGTAACTCACGTACCAGGTTGGAGCGCACCATCGGTGGGTGGTCAGACGCCATCGCATTCTTCAATCGTTGGAGTTGGTGGTAGTCAAGGTGGACCCGGTGGAAGCTACCCCTCGACACCGTCTAATATGTTTCAAGCCCACAGTCCAGATCCATCCGTGACGAGAGATACGCCATCTGTTGCTTCTAG
- the LOC100121885 gene encoding major facilitator superfamily domain-containing protein 10 isoform X2 gives MTAKTSSPVRTKEGDRTDDSKTIRVVFISLLLDLLAFTMILPLFPALLDHYQSIDNGKGLYSIVLNKIHKLSSLLNAPDNVNTVLFGGFLGSLYSFLQFLGSPIIGALSDVYGRKPLMILCLTGIALSYLLWALSSNFGLFILARVLGGISKGNVNLSMAIISDVTSPASRGRAMALVGIAFSVGFVLGPMIGAMFAKMSTGSREGQWYALPAMFAFFLSMCDLFYVAIHMKESLPIHRRAKSLVHGISGALTYINPSDLFQFNGVTGLTPSELQRLRSLGRTYFLYLFIYSGLEFTLTFLTHYSFGFSRMQQGWMFLGIGTTMAILQGSWIRRIPEHKTKAITELGLWLVIPSFVCIGIAQDLWMLYFGIFLFAVSTAMVVTCIMTLVTRVGPENQKGIITGIFRSLGALARASGPIIASIAFWSLGSSTSYLIGAVALVVPPLILRNIA, from the exons ATGACAGCTAAAACTTCAAGTCCTGTGAGGACTAAGGAGGGTGACAGAACGGATGATTCTAAAACTATTAGGGTTGTATTTATATCCTTATTACTGGACTTGCTGGCTTTTACTATGATACTACCTCTGTTTCCTGCCTTGCTTGATCATTATCAAAGTATTGATAATGGAAAAGGTTTATATTCCATTGTTCTGaacaaaattcataaattaagCAGTCTGCTAAATGCACCAGATAATGTTAATACGGTATTATTTGGAg GTTTCTTGGGATCCTTGTACTCCTTTCTACAGTTTCTTGGATCACCCATCATAGGAGCCTTATCCGATGTCTATGGAAGAAAACCTCTCATGATCCTATGCTTGACTGGAATAGCTTTATCTTATTTGCTATGGGCTCTATCCAGTAATTTTGGTCTCTTCATATTAGCCAGAGTTCTTGGTGGCATCAGCAAAGGTAATGTCAACTTATCCATGGCAATCATAAGTGATGTTACTTCTCCAGCTTCCAGAGGCCGAGCAATG GCATTGGTAGGCATTGCATTTTCAGTTGGATTCGTATTGGGGCCAATGATTGGTGCAATGTTTGCAAAAATGTCAACTGGTAGTAGAGAAGGACAGTGGTATGCACTTCCAGCAatgtttgcattttttttatcaatgtgCGATTTATTTTATGTTGCAATCCACATGAAAGAAAGTTTACCAATACACCGGAGAGCAAAATCACTTGTACATGGAATTTCTGGAGCTTTGACTTATATAAATCCTTCGGatttatttcagtttaacGGTGTAACTGGTTTAACACCCTCAG AACTTCAGCGATTAAGAAGTTTAGGAAGAACttactttttatatttatttatttacagtgGACTTGAGTTCACTCTAACTTTTCTCACCCATTATTCATTTGGTTTTTCGAGAATGCAGCAAGGTTGGATGTTCTTAGGTATTGGTACAACCATGGCCATCCTACAAGGTAGTTGGATCAGAAGAATACCTGAACATAAAACAAAAGCAATTACAGAACTG GGATTATGGCTTGTTAttccatcttttgtctgcaTAGGGATTGCCCAAGATTTATGGATGCTTTACTTTGGAATCTTTTTGTTTGCAGTTT CTACAGCAATGGTGGTGACATGTATTATGACACTAGTTACTCGTGTTGGACCAGAAAATCAGAAAGGCATCATAACAGGAATATTTAGATCACTGGGGGCATTAGCCCGAGCTTCCGGACCTATAATTGCTTCAATAG ctTTTTGGAGTCTTGGCAGTTCAACATCATACTTAATTGGGGCAGTAGCTTTAGTTGTTCCGCCATTAATCTTAAGGAATATTGCATAA
- the LOC100121935 gene encoding protein PTCD3 homolog, mitochondrial, translating into MNTFRNKIIDRRIPRNILLQFQKLATTASVNSSSEIQVPIRKERGPTDILEALETTISRDPTAADYKFIDDPFLIPTSLSKKRMYSLARESGKKAAMWILQEHADLLKSDLSQPLVQAFLPVNQYKTKEQVSEQILNDLIKQARIADVLHVYQLLEGEVTKETKQAILEMLCFYNSNTELIPEELPEERSYQPEAEVFKNTWNNNPEVEKLFGELKADKATAAAAYNALICGTAKYYKVDRAWQLYNECLDTNIPLAIHSYNSMLHLVPLLKDNNEDRKIMIQTILQNMVKNGIKPNIGTLNAALKSASLLQTQGIAKDLTQSLLAEFKSIGVEPCLASYYYVLLTFCRENGSVSNVLPEILDELEKREELIMQDPADKNFFVQAMEVASKHLHDLAVGDRLHKLLLTKKNYKFIGGRLKESVYYRNYLQLILTSETIDEFMKVYNFLVPHIYIPEPAVMRDIIEMLELNESEKAIEILPQFLSQIVQFDMLDRHQIMKLTFKLMTRHCTPPLGSPLHQQYANMAWTLWTHIQEVNQKRMQRTMWPASIYGDVAVLLIRGNEFEKMLEVLNFLVKSLDAVVGSIYPNRLQEIFAACLDRGHVPGALLTVEYACEFGMVDAELMAKTIDKQLPLSPAQKHQLLSLVGSKTFESKATSEQ; encoded by the exons ATGAATACTTTCAGGAACAAGATTATTGACAG GAGGATTCCTCGGAATATATTATTGCAGTTCCAAAAGTTAGCAACTACTGCTTCTGTGAATTCTTCATCAGAAATTCAAGTGCCAATCAGAAAAGAACGAGGACCAACTGATATATTAGAG GCCTTAGAAACAACTATCTCACGCGATCCAACTGCTGCTGACTATAAATTCATAGATGATCCTTTTCTTATTCCAACATCATTGAGCAAAAAGCGAATGTATTCGCTTGCTCGAGAATCTGGTAAGAAAGCTGCGATGTGGATTTTACAAGAGCATGCCGACCTTCTTAAAAGTGACCTCTCTCAGCCCTTAGTTCAg GCCTTCTTACCTGTCAATCAATACAAGACAAAAGAGCAAGTGTctgaacaaattttaaatgatttgaTCAAACAAGCTCGTATTGCTGATGTTCTCCATGTATATCAATTATTGGAAGGAGAAGTGACAAAAGAAACAAAGCAAGCAATATTGGAGATGTTGTGTTTTTATAATAGTAATACAGAGCTAATTCCAGAAGAGCTTCCAGAAGAGAGATCTTATCAGCCGGAAGCTGAAGTATTCAAGAATACTTGGAA taataaTCCTGAAGTTGAAAAACTGTTTGGAGAGTTGAAAGCTGATAAAGCAACAGCTGCAGCTGCTTACAATGCTTTAATTTGTGGAACAGCAAAGTATTACAag GTTGATAGAGCTTGGCAACTGTACAATGAATGCTTAGATACAAATATACCATTGGCTATTCATAGTTATAATTCTATGTTACATTTAGTTCCTCTACTAAAAGATAATAACGAGGATCGTAAAATTATGATTCAAactattttacaaaatatggTTAAAAACGGAATAAAACCAAACATTGGAACCTTGAATGCTGCTCTTAAGAGCGCATCACTGCTGCAAACACAAGGAATAGCTAAAGATTTAACTCAGTCATTACTTGCAGAATTTAAATCTATTGGAGTTGAGCCATGTCTGGCATCTTATTATTATGTACTGCTAACGTTTTGTCGGGAAA ATGGTTCAGTTAGTAATGTCCTGCCAGAAATTTTAGATGAAttggaaaaaagagaagagctCATAATGCAGGATCCAGCTGATAAGAATTTCTTTGTTCAAGCCATGGAAGTAGCCTCGAAACACCTGCATGATTTAGCTGTAGGCGATAGACTGCATAAACTTCTGTTgacaaagaaaaattacaaattcaTTGGAGGTCGACTAAAG GAAAGCGTATATTATCGCAATTATCTGCAACTAATCTTAACAAGTGAAACCATAGATGAATTCATGAAGGTTTATAACTTTTTGGTTCCACATATTTATATTCCAGAACCAGCTGTGATGAGAGATATTATTGAAATGTTAGAGCTCAATGAATCAGAAAAGGCTATTGAAATATTGCCACAGTTTTTATCTCAGATTGTTCAATTTGATATGCTAGATCGGCatcaaataatgaaattaaCATTCAAATTAATGACCCGCCATTGTACACCACCGTTAGGTTCTCCTTTACATCAACAGTATGCGAATATGGCGTGGACACTATGGACTCACATTCAG GAAGTGAACCAAAAAAGAATGCAGCGAACAATGTGGCCCGCTAGCATATACGGCGACGTGGCAGTATTGTTGATTCGGGGAAATGAATTTGAGAAAATGCTCGAAGTACTAAATTTCTTAGTGAAGTCACTGGATGCGGTCGTTGGCTCTATCTATCCAAACAGATTGCAAGAGATCTTTGCTGCATGCCTTGATAGAGGTCACGTACCCGGAGCCCTG CTTACTGTGGAGTACGCCTGCGAGTTTGGAATGGTTGATGCGGAACTAATGGCGAAGACAATAGACAAACAACTTCCTCTTAGCCCGGCTCAAAAACATCAGTTGCTAAGTCTTGTGGGTTCCAAGACTTTCGAATCAAAGGCAACGAGTGAACAgtga
- the LOC100121953 gene encoding uncharacterized protein LOC100121953 — MSMEDQERSVRLGLDTIRKLIAAEEPDVEILSMDEALGSGRGDNYTSMLYRLSVKGRKRGPAGEEQPWERSIIYKVLPESQERRDAFKSELLFRNEVVFYTKVWPALMELQTEGKVVFNGVAKIYIARDDLIAMEDLRAKGFKMADRRKGLQVDKLKHVLKALAGFHALSLTLKDLRPEVFARLSNPENAKAGEAVQETLFRMENVEWYRQYYRTATSNAFKMVSEGLPESLEPRRDEILGKFRDFLKEDTFFSTMCKLTAAQGPLTVVCHGDCWTNNFLFKEKNDPDSEAVCLVDFQLVRVGSLALDLAYIFYCCTSGELRKVYMTQLLQHYHRHLMSALYTLNPAAESTKDPATMWNLLTEEMHRCSLFGLGSALDMLPISTCTSDQAPDVYEGKEASERMLAPPPAGAECTRLMTDLVVELVNNRAI; from the exons ATGAGCATGGAGGATCAGGAGCGG AGCGTACGGCTGGGCCTGGACACGATCCGCAAGCTGATCGCGGCGGAAGAGCCGGACGTAGAGATCCTGAGCATGGACGAGGCACTGGGCTCGGGTCGTGGCGACAACTACACCTCGATGCTCTACCGACTGAGCGTAAAGGGGCGCAAACGCGGACCAGCCGGCGAGGAGCAGCCCTGGGAACGGTCCATCATCTACAAGGTGCTACCTGAATCGCAAGAACGTCGCGACGCGTTCAAGAGCGAGCTGCTTTTCAGGAATGAAGTGGTCTTTTACACCAAGGTCTGGCCGGCTCTCATGGAGCTGCAGACCGAGGGTAAAGTCGTGTTCAACGGGGTGGCCAAGATATACATCGCCAGAGATGACCTGATAGCGATGGAGGACCTCAGAGCCAAGGGATTCAAAATGGCAGATAGGAGGAAGGGCTTGCAAGTCGACAAGCTCAAGCACGTGCTCAAGGCGCTTGCCGGCTTTCACGCTCTTAGCCTTACGCTCAAGGATCTGAG ACCGGAAGTATTCGCGAGGCTGTCGAACCCAGAGAACGCCAAGGCGGGCGAGGCTGTTCAAGAGACGCTGTTCCGAATGGAGAACGTCGAGTGGTACCGCCAGTACTATCGGACCGCAACGAGCAACGCCTTCAAGATGGTCTCAGAGGGTCTGCCCGAGTCGCTCGAGCCCCGTCGCGATGAGATCCTCGGCAAATTCCGGGACTTCCTCAAGGAGGAcacttttttttccactatgtGCAAGCTCACCGCTGCCCAGGGTCCTCTGACCGTAGTTTGCCACGGAGACTGTTGGACTAACAACTTTTTGTTCAAGGAGAAGAACGATCCTGACTCCGAG GCCGTTTGTTTGGTTGACTTTCAACTGGTCCGCGTTGGCTCGCTGGCCCTCGACCTGGCGTACATTTTCTACTGCTGCACAAGTGGAGAACTAAGAAAAGTCTACATGACTCAATTACTTCAGCACTACCATCGTCACCTCATGTCCGCGCTGTACACTCTGAACCCAGCAGCCGAATCGACGAAGGATCCAGCTACTATGTGGAATTT ATTGACCGAGGAGATGCATCGATGCAGTCTATTTGGACTCGGCTCAGCACTGGACATGCTGCCGATAAGCACGTGCACGAGTGACCAGGCCCCCGACGTCTACGAGGGCAAGGAAGCCAGCGAGAGGATGTTGGCACCGCCACCGGCTGGGGCTGAGTGCACCCGTCTTATGACAGACCTTGTCGTCGAACTTGTTAACAATAGAGCGATTTAG
- the LOC100121971 gene encoding SWI/SNF complex subunit SMARCC2, whose product MLTLGPKKDGGPNLKFFDSSEVLNQLDSVKQWMLKNAKKYIQTDPPTNKSLSTLVVQILQFQEDSLGKNVTRPQMTRIPMKCFLDFKPGGGLCQILLTAFRFKQEQGWRRFDFPVGKSGPRTDRMIEMLVAIERALIQSRCLTVPCVFVRSDVDKPTAVKVKEVVRRHQGTIAESEDDATHIIYPPADPLEEEYARPCFRRERFVLLHWYYFPDSYDSWVNIDLPWDYPESALGNITTKSTYKVSATWALDLEQYNEWMNEEDYEVDDSGQKKVHKYRISVEDLMATPAPPSAKKQKRKRSPSPPPKLGKRKSGRAPAGVQGLSNVSSTGPKKSRGGADEEEDLTQGMEDPPAEPRIVEVVAANANSQNSGQNSSSTGGIISGSKKQDNELQPLKSGNMADLDEPAEGDKSNSQTSQDREERDTSKERNDGSKSDEPEDNVTEQTHHIVVPSYSAWFDYNSIHTIEKRALSEFFNGKNKSKTPEIYLAYRNFMIDTYRLNPTEYITSTACRRNLAGDVCAIMRVHAFLEQWGLINYQVDAESRPTPMGPPPTSHFHVLSDTPSGLAPVNPNPPKTPQPPAAKTLLDLEKKPILNDEKIPGAGAMANFGLKIDQYSKKPAVLKNKQAAGATRDWTEQETLLLLEALELHKDDWNKVCEHVGSRTQDECILHFLRLPIEDPYLEEPEGLGPLAYQPIPFSKAGNPVMSTVAFLASVVDPRVAASAAKAAMEEFAAIKDQVPAAILDQHLRNVQASANSDGKFDPAAGLAQSGIAGTGPPEPPEETANAQNASSQAASATATSPTSASTPPEGKKDEPTEKSKEGSSEGSPAEATATSTTTATTTTTTTTESSESASSASAPLATPKKEVEGTEAAEGTTEQQSSQEPEKMEVDTKEGEEGESKTKVDGEEGEAKEKKDKVVRDAQLQSAAAAALAAAAVKAKHLAAVEERKIKSLVALLVETQMKKLEIKLRHFEELETTMEREREGLEYQRQQLINERQQFHLEQLKAAEFRARQQAHQRLAQEQQQQAQQQAQQQQAQQQAQNQHQPPWQPGTNPPGQSPIQAPSGVVQQQQPPPPVPQQQQGQPPSPQAQPHTPPQQAV is encoded by the exons ATGCTGACGCTCGGCCCGAAGAAGGACGGCGGACCGAATCTCAAGTTCTTCGACTCGTCGGAGGTCCTGAACCAGCTCGACTCGGTCAAACAGTGGATGCTGAAAAACGCCAAGAAG TATATCCAAACTGATCCACCAACCAACAAGAGCTTGTCCACTCTGGTTGTACAGATTCTTCAGTTTCAAGAGGATAGTCTTGGCAAAAATGTTACTAGGCCTCAGATGACAAGGATTCCT ATGAAATGCTTTCTAGATTTTAAACCAGGAGGTGGCTTATGTCAGATTCTATTAACAGCTTTTAGGTTTAAACAGGAGCAAGGATGGAGGCGATTCGATTTTCCAGTAGGAAAG tcTGGACCTCGAACGGACAGAATGATAGAAATGCTTGTTGCGATAGAGCGAGCACTAATTCAGTCTAGGTGTCTGACTGTACCATGTGTATTTGTGAGGTCAGATGTTGATAAGCCTACAGCAGTAAAAGTTAAAGAAGTAGTACGTCGGCATCAAGGAACAATAGCAGAGAGTGAAGATGATGCTACTCATATAATTTATCCACCTGCAGATCCTCTAGAAGAAGAGTATGCAAGGCCATGCTTTCGTAGGGAGCGCTTTGTCTTGCTGCATTGGTATTATTTTCCGGATAGTTATGACTCTTGGGTGAATATTGATCTTCCATGGGATTATCCTGAATCAGCTCTAGGAAACATTACCACAAA GTCTACGTACAAAGTATCAGCTACCTGGGCTCTAGATTTAGAGCAGTACAATGAATGGATGAATGAAGAAGATTATGAAGTAGATGATAGTGGACAAAAGAAAGTGCATAAATACCGAATATCAGTTGAAGATCTGATGGCTACACCAGCACCGCCGTCTGCTAAAAAGCAGAAACGAAAAAGATCGCCTTCTCCTCCACCAAAGCTTGGCAAAAGGAAGAG CGGGCGAGCTCCAGCAGGTGTTCAAGGTTTGTCGAACGTATCTTCAACGGGTCCAAAGAAATCTCGCGGTGGCGCAGATGAAGAGGAGGATTTGACTCAGGGGATGGAGGATCCACCTGCAGAACCAAGGATAGTAGAAGTCGTGGCCGCTAATGCCAACTCACAAAACTCGGGGCAAAACAGCAGCTCCACAGGAGGTATAATTTCTGGCAgtaaaaaacaagataatgAGCTACAACCTCTTAAATCTGGAAACATGGCTGATCTCGATGAACCAGCAGAAG GTGACAAGAGCAACTCACAAACGTCTCAGGACAGAGAAGAAAGAGATACGAGTAAAGAACGAAATGACGGTAGTAAAAGTGATGAACCAGAAGACAATGTCACGGAACAAACTCATCACATAGTGGTGCCCAGTTATTCTGCCTGGTTCGATTACAATTCGATTCACACGATCGAAAAGCGAGCTCTGTCTGAGTTctttaacggaaaaaacaaatcaaagaCGCCGGAAATTTATTTGGCCTATAGGAATTTTATGATAGACACATACCGTCTGAATCCTACGGAATATATTACTTCGACTGCGTGTAGGCGCAATTTAGCCGGTGATGTCTGCGCGATAATGCGAGTTCATGCTTTTCTTGAGCAATGGGGTCTGATAAACTATCAGGTCGATGCCGAGTCGCGACCAACCCCAATGGGTCCTCCACCAACCTCTCACTTCCACGTGCTGTCGGACACGCCCTCGGGCTTGGCACCAGTTAATCCCAATCCGCCCAAGACACCGCAACCTCCCGCGGCTAAAACTCTCTTGGACCTTGAAAAGAAGCCTATTCTCAACGATGAGAAGATTCCAGGAGCGGGAGCGATGGCCAACTTTGGATTAAAGATCGATCAGTATTCGAAGAAGCCTGCAGTGCTCAAGAACAAGCAGGCTGCTGGAGCAACGCGTGACTGGACGGAGCAAGAGACGCTTCTGCTGCTTGAGGCTCTTGAACTGCATAAGGATGATTGGAACAAG GTCTGTGAACACGTAGGCTCTAGGACTCAGGATGAATGCATATTGCATTTCTTAAGACTGCCTATTGAAGACCCATATCTCGAGGAGCCCGAAGGCTTGGGGCCGTTAGCCTACCAGCCCATTCCTTTCTCCAAGGCTGGCAATCCTGTTATGAGCACCGTCGCGTTCCTTGCGTCAGTGGTCGATCCAAGGGTAGCCGCAAGTGCAGCTAAGGCTGCAATGGAAGAATTTGCTGCAATCAAAGATCAAGTACCTGCAGCAATATTAGATCAACATTTACGAAATGTACAGGCTAGCGCGAATTCAGATG GTAAATTTGATCCAGCTGCAGGATTGGCTCAGTCTGGAATTGCGGGTACCGGACCCCCAGAACCTCCAGAAGAAACAGCCAACGCTCAAAATGCTTCCAGCCAAGCGGCATCGGCTACAGCAACGTCGCCGACATCAGCTTCAACGCCACCCGAAGGTAAAAAGGATGAGCCGACCGAAAAATCTAAGGAAGGCAGCAGTGAAGGTAGTCCGGCTGAAGCTACAGCCACATCAACAACGACGGCGACAACAacgacgacaacaacaacgGAAAGTAGCGAGTCGGCCAGCAGTGCTAGTGCGCCACTCGCTACACCAAAGAAGGAGGTTGAAGGAACGGAAGCTGCTGAAGGTACAACTGAGCAGCAATCGTCGCAGGAGCCTGAGAAAATGGAGGTAGATACAAAAGAGGGCGAGGAAGGCGAGTCCAAGACGAAGGTTGATGGGGAAGAAGGAGAAgctaaagaaaagaaagataaG gTCGTTAGGGATGCTCAACTACAATCAGCGGCAGCTGCTGCTCTGGCTGCTGCGGCTGTCAAGGCTAAGCATCTGGCTGCCGTCGAAGAAAGGAAAATAAAATCTCTCGTAGCACTACTCGTCGAAACTCAAATGAAAAAACTTGAAATCAAGTTACGTCACTTCGAAGAGTTAGAGACAACAATGGAACGAGAACGCGAAGGTCTCGAATATCAGAGGCAGCAACTCATTAATGAACGACAACAGTTCCATTTAGAACAGCTCAAAGCAGCTGAATTCAGGGCGCGGCAGCAGGCGCATCAGCGGTTGGCTCaagaacaacagcagcaagcTCAACAGcaagcacagcagcagcaagcaCAGCAGCAAGCACAGAACCAGCATCAACCGCCTTGGCAGCCAGGAACTAATCCACCCGGTCAATCGCCGATTCAAGCACCTAGCGGCGTGgtacaacagcagcagccgcctcCGCCAGTGCCGCAGCAACAGCAAGGACAGCCACCAAGTCCACAAGCGCAACCACATACGCCTCCACAGCAAGCGGTATAA